The Cololabis saira isolate AMF1-May2022 chromosome 18, fColSai1.1, whole genome shotgun sequence genome contains the following window.
gtagactgtatatctttttctcATTCCATCGAGATGCACAGTATTTTAATGGTGTCAAATATCCTCACCCAAGAACAAATGCCTTATCACCATCTTTTATGTATAGAGCAATAACCCTGTGGAATAATCTGCCTCACTATCTCTGTTGTatagaaagtaaaaaagtatttaaaaataaacttaaatctTATTTTAGATTATAATGTTGACTTGGCTGTATGTCGAATGGTTCCATTTTGTGTTTAGTGCAAATTAATTTCAGGTTCATAAAAATTATTAAATGTTTGTCTTAAGTGTTTTTACATCAGatattttataattgtatttgtaAATGTATGATCTATTGTGGATGATGtcattgactgttttatatttttgttgttgttctttttggaCCGCAGGAAGACTAGTTGGTTACTACGgtaccagctaatggggattcttaataaactaattcttaataaactaaactaattctTAATATATATTGTAGATTGCCATACAGAAATAATATGATACTCAATGTAAATGTGTCATTGATTCCTGTTCTACTGTGCCCTACccccttaaaaaaaataaataaataaaaaataaataaatatatatatatatatataaaaagaagaTACAACTGATTTCATTTTCTGCACCAACACTCAGAAGACAAGTCTGTATCCATCAGATTCAACACCGTTGAGATTCAAGTCAGAGAGGACTGTGGGTAAAGATCCAGTGGTAGCATCACAGTTTAAACTAGAACCAGTCTGAGTGTGTTTCTGAGTGTGTTTCTGACCTCCAACATGACCATCCCAGCGTCATGGACCAGACTGATGTTCTGGAAGATCTTCACCGTGATCTTCTCTGCTCCTTCCACCTGCTCCACATCacctgaacacaaacacacacacagatgattTCTGTGGCCGATGCAGCAGATAAATCTGCTGGACACGGGCAGCAGCAGAACTTCTGTTCTTCTAGCGATTGTTGTCTCAGAACCACCATGGAGCGTTTTTTGGAAgcgtgtgagaaagtgagcaacccctccccttctcaccatcaccagacttttttttaatgtgtgtggcagagtggaggattgggcgtggtctgcggggcagcagcacacaggtgtaccTGGTTCTactgattgtggcacacctgtgtccaatcaacctctccaccctgcctgggtttataaactgcagctgcataccagaagaggggtctgctgaatggaggaagcttgctgggaggctatgccccattgtgccttCTTTTTTGGAATGCTGATTTTGCCCTCCGCCTGTATGTGTTATTTTTACAtggaataaaaagccttattttttggcattctacgctctgcaaggttttttttttttacacctcatcacccaggtccatatttgccttgtccccttgtatgTGGGGAGGCcactctggttcctcacaaagCGTCCCAGAACCAACGGTCCACTCTGCTCTACTAAAAATAAGCATTGAATCTAAGAAGTTTAAAAATAAGACACCGCCAGCGGTCCAGACTCTCTCGTTAGTCCGGCGTCTACTCTCTCTCACTAACGAGAGAGTAAACGCCGGTTGGCGTAACTCACCTGATATAAAAGAAACAGTTATTATCATCACCACCGAACGGAAACATCTAGAACACCGGGACAGCGGCCCTCGTGAACCTGACAAACACTGGTTTAGGAACCTTAGGTGAGCTTCACCTGCTGTGTCTGGTGTTATTATCAGCTGGATCTTGGTTCAACCGAGtccttctgtgtggagtttaaaAGTTTTTTCCATCTCTGCGTTGGTTTTCTCCAGGTTCATCAGTTTTCTCCCCGAAAAATGTTGTTTAGGTTCATTTCTAAAATTAAATACTACCTATTTACACCAACTGTAATGTATTTTGATTTATAAGAGTacttatagagggaatgcgcatgatgtcacagatgcgcccactgagtggcagaaagactgagtggcagcgtaaactttcagtttgagcacgcaaaaacatctaaaatgggaaagagctgttgtgggatcgactgtactcatagatttagcaagaaatcagagttatcgttttacagactgccgaaaaataagcttaagagagacaaatggatcgctgcaattcacagaaacaactggattccaggcaccgaaacgtggatttgcggtttccattttgtatcaggtaatgttaaacgttcaaatcataaagttccgtgtcctcatcactttaatttcaccaacaaatcctgccttgaagtcggaccaagcatcaagacttttgtaagccttcaagctttgcttcgtgtatttccccgatgtagaaatgaagtacatataaatatcaggaaactggatttgtggccaaatattaatgtccatggaccactggttcttggtaactgtaccaaatattaatgtccatggaccactggttcttggtaactgtatcaaatattaatgtccatgaaccactggttcttggtaactgtaccaaatattaatgtccatggaccactggttcttggggtaactgtacgggtcactgtcaagtagggctgaacgatttatCGTTTTCTGACCGAAATTGCGATTTCAGACAACGCGATCATGTGATCGCCAAAGCTGCGGTTTTTCGTAGTGCTCCTGACTGGCCCAGGATCTGTTTTGTCAATAAGCGCATaagcgttggtgtaacgcggaaccataaatcagccttcagaagCGGCATGCTGCACGTGGACAGGTCACGCTAACCAATCAGTATAAATCCAATCCTGCTCCACCTGTTCCTTGATTTCTGAAATGGCTTCAGCTGGACCAGAAGCGgagttatattatatatataaagtgtatcacgatattgggttattaatatgaatctattgtgttgactagaaacgcgcatccgaccgcacctcgaccagcggaccaaaatcttcctccgctcagaagaaactagtaccgttttgcggtcccgttttgagctctgaacttttacttatgtaaggctggtgtagagttaagccttaccttattaaattaaacctttattgggtcgtgagtaggataaacacgcgggcaacttctgctgagctccagtgtactttaatgtccctcaacagtgtaggattttagaacatcaacacagcacctagtgccgtactgtggcgtatcactccgcccaatctaaaacagactaatcactacagataaactgactagtgtcattatagtccctgatttatatcagaatataaagaatatatttataaaataatcaaccctgaattaccaaaataaccttcttaacaaaaattaatctcctcttacacttataaggtgagcacgaatcaatcttttttatgatgtaaaattgtatgtatttatttacttttatttatttatttaattttagttgttaaattagaaagaaaaaagtcaaatcatacatgagagaaactattcagtttgtggccaaatatttttattgtatgaaactgaagatgcataatgcaaacctgacatttacttttagttcagtttgtggaaaatagttggcctggctttctctttaaaacttaaaacacttataaagcattacaaactgtaacaatagggtaaacgtacagtattgttttgtattttgtgtctttcaaataaaagacattttttccagtcatatgttcctcattcaaggtatAATTCAatctaataaataaatgaatgtgtgtgtctgtgtgtattaaAGTATGGGTGTCAGTGAGAGAATGTTGCCGTTTCAACGAAAGCCCCTTGAGTCGTCCATGGACTAGAAATGCAGTAGATAGGATTGTTGTTGACCTCAGGACCACGTTACCTGCCAGGTTGCGCAGCTGGCTGACCAGCAGACTGATGGGCCCGGTGTAGGGGATGGCCTGGGTCTGGGTGACGGTGCCCATGCACAGATCtgtatacactgtatatataaaaaaaaaaaaagaagtgtcaGAAAAACAGGTAACCTGAATGCAGCACAGAGATCCGTTCAGCTACAGGAACATCTGAAGGGACACCGGGTTCTCTCTGGTTcagaactaggcctgtgttgaaaaaaatcaatttcccaattctaaatcgattctcatattaattcctaaaaatcgattcatatgtctaaagatcgattttttttccttttatttatttatgttttttttttttttttcatcattacattacgacttttggttatttttttgtttatccccaaaaaaggaatgttttgttggacaagagaataactggtgccatgtttttgcctttaaatatgtttaaaggtatgaaaacattaaagtgttaggttataattgcataaattgtctatatttcattactttatatatcgtcttggggttacatttgcaaagaatgctaaaaaccaaatgctcaaaaatgtaaaaaccaaaatagaccgaaaatggaacaaataaaaacggaattgggaaaaaataaaaccgatttcatccgtctgtttcctccctggatctgtttggtaattctgacccacatgatgtttctgaaagcagttctatcagcattctgggagctgattggtccttacagcatcattagctgcaatacttgctgttgaatctcaatataatactagtagtaatatgttccataactacagtcatataattcatgcaacagctgaaaaaacagttttaataacactaacccaaatcaatatcggaatcgaatcgaatcaaatcttgataatcgattctgaatcttaagactcgaatcaaatcgattcttgacatttgaatggatccccagccctattcagAACTGGATCCAGAATAGTTTTCAGTGGAGGTCTACCTCCCAGTAGGACCAGTAAGATCCAAACCTTCACACTACACAAAGACAGAGTCCTTCTTCATCTCCTCATTGTTCTCTTCCAGCTAAGTAGTTCTGTAGCATCAGCttttaatgcaaaataaattaatttaaaataaaaaaaacccaaaagatATCCGTTTATCCTCCTCAAATAAAGACAATTATCATTCCAAACCCAGCTGGTCCCCCGCCCCCACAACACACACGGTTACTCACTATTGAGGTCTGATGGAGTCAGGATGTGGTAGTTGAAGTTCCTCTTCACCAGGATCCCAGACACCTTCTGACCCTGAGAGCACTTCCTGTCAGCCAACACACCCATCACCTGCAACAAAGCATGCTGGGAGTTAGAGTACCAATGACAGACCTGGATGCTGTGTCCTGGGGAACTCAGCTGTATCGAGGTACGTAGTAGGCCTAACAGTGAACATGGCGTCAAggttaatactagtattaatatttggaataactacagtcatataattcaactcaaaaaagatttttaataacactaacccaaatcaatatatCGAATTGAAtaaaatcgtgataatcgattctgaatcttaagaatcggaatgttCACAgttgaattgatccccagccgTAGTATGCATGATGGCGGATCAAAGTGTGTTCAGTTTTGTTTCAGATACGTGTCCAGgtgtgtttctggtgcatattcaggtgtgtttctggtgcatattcaggtgtgtttctggtgcatatccaggtgtgtttctggtgcatatccaggtgtgtttctggtgcatattcaggtgtgtttctggtgcgtattcaggtgtgtttctggtgcatatccaggtgtgtttctggtgcatatccaggtgtgtttctggtgcgtattcaggtgtgtttctggtgcatatccaggtgtgtttctggtgcatatccaggtgtgtttctggtgcatattcaggtgtgtttctggtgcgtaTCCAGGTGCGTTTCTGGTGCGTATTCAGgtgtgtttctggtgcatattcaggtgtgtttctggtgcgtaTCCAGGTGCGTTTCTGGTGCGTATTCAGgtgtgtttctggtgcatattcaggtgtgtttctggtgcgtattcaggtgtgtttctggtgcgtatccaggtgtgtttctggtgcgtaTCCAGGTGTGATTCTGGTGTATCCAGGTGTGATTCTGGTGTATCCAGGTGTGATTCTGGTATATCCAGGTGTGATTCTGGTGTATATCCAGGTGTGATTCTGGTGTATATTCAGGTGTGATTCTGGTGTATTTCTGGTGTGTCCAAGTGTGTTTGGTGTATCCAGGTGTCTTGGTATATTCAGGCGTACCTTTGCTAACTTCTCCCCTCTGAAGTTGAGCGTGACCGCCTCGGTGTTCCTCGGGTTGTGGACTTCAATGTGAACCTCGTCGTTGTCTTCGTATTCCCGGATCAGAGCGGCCTTCAACCGCGCCATTTCATTCTGTTCTCCGTGGACCAGAATCTACAGATCAAGGACCAGAGACGAGATCAGACATCAACAATACTTATTCTAAGATCATATAAGGAGAACTTCTGGATGCATATGTGAGGAGGTGTTTCAGGCGGGCCCAACCAGCAGGAGGCCCAGAGCCCACCAGAGAGGTTACATCTCTCCGCTGCTCTGGGAAGCACCAACATTGCAACTTCAAGGTTGAAGCCAACCTGCTTGTGAAAAAGACTGCAGTTCTGTTTACTAACTACAGGGGCTTCATTAAAGTGAACAGGTTTGACTGAATGGAATCTGTATTTCCTCGTAAAAACCCATGACTTGAACTCCTGATAACAGAGTGTTAAACTCAAGTCAGCTTTGAAGGTGAATTCCTTCATAACCAAACACAGATTTTACTCCCATACAGATGTTTGTCATAAATCTGGAGGGCACAAGCCAGTTCCACAACAATACTGACCCAAGCCAGGATAAACAGAGAGGCTTGTGTTAAGAAGGGCAACCTGGCTAAATCAGTGATGTAAATCCTGAATAAGACTTCTATACCAGAGTGTAGGGCTGTAATATCCCAGTTGATTGGTCGATTTATTATTCGATGTGGCCTGGCTCGACTAAAATTCTAATTGGTCAAttctttaattaaaattaatttaataggGAGGAAAGTACCAAGTTCTAAAGGGATGTTTTCAGAGCACATCTCTTTCACAGGTTGCAGTCTATCTCTGGTGTGAtgtcctggtcctgctggtttAGTCTTAGTCACACACTCACAATCTATAAATTATTAACTTGTACTACTtaaaattagtgatgcaccgaaatgaaaatgtgtggtCAAAACCgaaactgaaaataataataaacactgggccgaataataccgaacaatggttcttcgcagtttttcatttattttgccaatttaaaaaaaaataattgaaaattaTCTTTCACAATCTCTAATAGGCTGTAATGTTCTGCTCTTAACATCTGGTGATGCTTGTGAGTCCCGTTGTTGGGCATGtgtaggctatgataatgagacggGTATTTCTGCAGCCTGACAGGAGGCTCCAGGTTGCAGAGGGCCCGGTCCTGATATGCCCCGCCCCCTGGCcatatgccccccccccccccccccccccccccgccccccccccccccggctctGATATCTTCTACTGGCGAGAGGGTTCTCGCTCCTGGGGATGGGGACTTCTGACAGATAACCATCTAACTGTTGAGCGGTTGCGCTTGTCGTCTgcatctgggttattttcttggaggatctcgtcatatcagacagtgagggttcgCCATCGCATCTGTAGTACGGGCTCTTTTCTCTGCGCTCTCTCCCTTTTCTCCTGCGCTGTGCGTAccgtgaccgtctccatcaccaagcggctttcccaaatccaactcagcctggatcatttctcgtgtcctctgcttttccccacatccaagtaatgatctgacatgctgacatgtttgctgcgttTAACACTGCTccccctcactccacgctgtccgctgtttgattgcgtcatcacatgccgttattaattgtttggttttttccccacttattccaccgaacgtgttttttttgctatttttggccgaacaatttcggttactgaacattcggtgcatccctaCTTGAAATGGAGGAAATAcaaccaaataaatattttttattaggCTGTAACTTCTGACAGGATTTTCTTGAGCACACAGTCTGAGATTTTTCTGTGAGAACAGACCCGGTTCTTTATTACAGCACAATTGTTGGAGACATTGAAGGTTCTTGATCTAGATAATTCTGTAGCTGAAAAGGTGAGATGACTGAAAGATTTTAAAACACTTCAAGTAatgtgtttctattttctgatgAGACCCAGTGAAGGCTTGAGAACCCTTCTGGATTCTGGGCTCATTTTGATTCTGATGACGGAGATCTGGTCCTCCATCTGTGTGGAGCCACCGGACTGGTTTACCTGAGGAGCGACAggtacagatgtgtgtgtgggtcATGTGATTACCACGTGCGGAGGTTTGAGCGCTCTGATGAACTCGCTGGTCTGCTGGTAGTCCGTGTGAGCCGAGAAGGAGATGTAGTCCACCGACATCTTCAGAGGAAGCTTCTGACCCGACATGGTGTTGATCTCATCAGGCTCCGTCATTATGTGCTGGAGCAAGTGCAGACACAAATACACACTTTCATCACTCGAGCACTCGACATTGTTAAAGACCTGTTCAAACCCTTTTTTGGAAACTTACGCTGGATGGGTCCGATATTTGATGTACACTTTCCAAACACATCAAACCACCTGGCTGTTTCTCACACAGCACATTCTTCACAATGCATAGTACACACTGTATACTACACACTACATACCTGATCCTATGTACTACAAAGGGCATACGACATGCTGGGGACTTTATACTGCTTACTACacacatactacatactacacaCTGGATACTACGTACTACATAGGGCATACTACCTACTATTTACTACATACTAGACACTGAATACTAAAGGGATACTGCATACTGCCTACAACAGACTATGAACTATTCACTAAATACTGGATTCTATGTACAGCAATCCctggctataacgcggttcacctttcacgtctcgctgcttcatggatttacattgtgcatcgtgttctgcattctgattggctaaaccgTCTCCCTGCTtcacttcacttcctgtgtcaataacgttggttgcttagcaacagtgctgagaacggccaatgagcttcaacagcagctcaagaacgagaccctttgatgaatcgttcattagtctcaaatataaccaatggtgacatgtcggtttataagaatctttttgcccaaaagaaaaaaaagagcgacaacaacaacccataactatgttcttctctcgaaaaaacacacctgcaccgcgggtttaggagaaaaagatgctacagagtcaggatgcagcagcatcagaagagcagtggaatacgtcccagtcacaatttgtcctactgtactcattgtattttttttcataatcatttttcattttctcccattcAAATCCAGTTACTCGGGTAgtggcggggctgatctccgcagtttgaagccttgtataataattgtaaaaaataaaaaataaaaagttgctacttcgcggatttcacctatcatgggttctttttggaatgtAACCCCCGCCAAAAagcagggattactgtactacAGAGGGCATACTAAACACTGTATTAtactggactgtctcagaaaattagaatattgtggttttctgtaatgcaattacaaaaacaaaaacgtcatatattctggattcattacaaatccactgaaatattgcaagccttttattattttaatattgctgatcatggcttacagtttaagaaaactcaaatatcctatctcaaaaaatttgaatattctgggaatcttaattttaaactgtaagccataataagcaatattaaaataataaaaggcttgcaatatttcagttgatttgtaatgaatccagaatttatgacttatgatgatttttttttttttttttttttttttttaaattgcattatagaaaataaagaactttatcacaatattctaattttctgagacagtcctgtataacagaattagataaatttgttacataATTGTAGTGCAGCATGTGGTTTTGAAGTTGGACCCATATACAACGTTTCCACCCTCTCGGCAGAGATCAGTAATTTTTCGTACAACATGGTGCCAGCCGTCGGATTCATCCAGACTAAATAACTGGATTTTTTAGAAAAAATCTTTTCGGGTGAGTCCGAGTTTGAACGTGCGGCGGTGCTCACCTTGGCCAGCGTTCCCTCCACACAATAGCCCGCAATGATGACCCCGTTCCTCTTATCGGTGCACCAGCTCTCAAACAGCTCTCTGGACAGGCCGCTCTGCATCATACCAGGGGAGGCCATCACCACGCTGGGGCCGATGTCGTCAAAGTGGTCCATGCTCTGAAACGTGGACAGGAAACACTGATGTGGCACCTCTAGGCGGAGACAGGGCGGCCCACGGTGCACGctcactgaccttcaggttgctgatgtgcttgaagACGAACGGGTTGTTGACGTTGATGGCCTTGCGGATCTTATCGTTCATGGCGTTGATGTAGGTCTGGTAGACGGACATGCACTTCCTGGCCAAAGACGAGGCGTAGTAGATGGGAATGTCATGGAGCTCCGGATGGTTCTGCCAGTACTCGTCTGGGccaaacagacaaacacacgTTTGTACATTTAAATCCTGGACCAGCGGTCCTTAGGGCCCACACAGCGGGTCGGATCAGCTGGTCACCGAGGTCTACACAAGTCTGTCAATGGTCCACTAAGCCAGGTGTGTTCCAGCAGTGCAACATATGAACAGTGTTTCCCaatcctgtcctgcatgtttcatgtttccttcttcagcacaccgtgatacaagtagctgCTTCATCAACAGAGTGGTCCAGACCTTGATGTCAAGTTAATGAAGacagttaattagaatcaggtgtgctgaagccTAATGGCACTTCTCCACGAAGAAGAAACAAGgacaaggcgagtcgagtcgggctaagtaggtactagtggaaaagcgccataaatcaCCTAAAACCTGCAGCAGAGTGGTTCTTGAGGAACAGGGTTGAAGAGCACTGGTGTAGACTATAATCAGAACAAGACACGGGGGAAACGCTGTGAAGGCAGGAACTGACTCCAACGGATCCTGGTCCATTTATAAAAAGGACAAATCAGCAGAGCAGACAAGATCACTGACTTGAACACACCCATCTAACCTCGATTACCAGAAGTAAGCCCTTTCAGTTTGGCTCATGCCAGTCTATAAGGCTAACTAGCGTTAGATAACAGCCCTGTTTATCTTATATGAATCCAGCCAAGTATCCTCCCTTCTTATACTGGCACTATGGAAAGATCAGACACCTAGATGAAGGCCCTAACGAGGTTCAGCAGTAATGGTTTCTGCTGGGACCATAAACCAGGACCCTGGCGGGCCTCAGGTGCAGTGGCAGACCGCATCAAAGTAGCTGACCAAAGGGTAGCTATTCAGTGTGTTAGAAATGCATGACAGACTATCCTGGCTAATGGTAAAAGACAGACTGACATGCAGTCTTATTTTGTTTAAAATCGGATttaaaaatcggaataaaccatccacttacttcggaattaagtttaatttggaatggcgattttcattcggaattaggtgtttacatggtaatttttactcattttaaatcagatttcattttaattctgaattaaagagaaattaaacttcccatgtaaacgcactgacaaCCTCTGCCGAGAACTAACACACGTAGAAGAACAGCTCTGTACAGAGCTGTTGCAGAGTGGAACAGCTTCCACCCGAGCTCTTATTACTTCAAAGCAGAagtagttttaaaaacaaactgcaAAAGACAATTTTAGAAAAAGTGTGTGTATAATATCTGACTTCTTGGTTTCTTGGtaagcttttgtttttgttgttttttggtttcATAAGCCTAGGTATTGAGTTGGTGTGAAAACAGGTTTTAACAATCTTTTCCAATTGTATTTATCAGTCGACTGTggtaaattattttaatattgtagttttttccatgTTACTATGTATAATTCTAtactttattgttatttatgtatgtttttattctgtatatAATTGTGTCCTGTGTGACGACCCCAGGCAGAAAAGCCATTACTCCCACAACGGAGTGATGGCTAATGTGGAtcctaataaataaacaaatgaacgaATATTCAGCCAGTCAGTGTGGGGGGTCTGGGGTGAAGGCTGGATGCTCCAGGAGCTGGCAGCTCCGAAATTAACCACACCAGGGATTTCCAAACGCTGTTCAGCAGCACACTAGGAAGCTGTGGAAAACTGTCCAATTTCCCTTAACTAATACATCGTATAGTAACAATCGTTACTATAAATAATTTGCCACAGTGGATTGCCTAAAGTGCAGTGACTAACAGAGCAATTGAATGTGCTGAGCTCACCCAggatcagcagcagctcctgagCTCGACCCAGAGCGAACACGGGGATCAGACAGCGACCCTCACGATTCACGATGTCGTGCACGGTGTTGCAGAAACGAGCTTCACGCTCCTCCCGCTTCTCGTGGATGTGAGTTCCGTACGTCGACTCCTTTAACACAACGTCAACACTTTTAAAGATAAATACATCAAAGTTAGTCTGTCCAGGCATCCTGATAGTTTTCCTTTTGGACACCAGAACCTGTTCCTCCGATTCACCTTTGATACCAACCGGATGCAGAAGGAACTACctccaaccaatcagagaagagAAGCATGTGATGTAGGTGGAGCTGCAACCAGACTACATTCAACTaaagaccttgtaaacatcttCAGGAACACTGGTGGTTTTACAGCAAAAATGTGTTATATTTAGGCCTGTGttggggggaagaaaaaaaaaattccgattctaaatcgattctcatattaattcctaaaaaatcgatatgtatgtctaaagattgatttttgttCATCATTACGTtaaaacttttggtattttttttgtttatgcccaaaaaaggattgttttgttggacatgagaataactggtgccatgtttttgcctttaaatatgtttaaaaggtataaaaacattaaagttttcagtcataattgcataaattgtctatatttcattactttatatactgtctttgggttatatttgcataaaaagctaaaaaccaaattctcaaaaattaaaaactgagatacattgaaaatggaaaaaacttaaatagaatgtgggaaaaaataaaaccgatttcatccgtctctgtttgctgccctagatctgtttggtaa
Protein-coding sequences here:
- the LOC133418634 gene encoding cleavage and polyadenylation specificity factor subunit 3-like, whose amino-acid sequence is MAGKRKPEVTVPAEESDQLLIRPLGAGQEVGRSCIILEFKGRKIMLDCGIHPGLEGMDALPYIDLIDPAEIDLLLISHFHLDHCGALPWFLQKTSFKGRTFMTHATKAIYRWLLSDYVKVSNISTDDMLYTETDLEDSMEKIETINFHEVKEVAGIKFWCYHAGHVLGAAMFMIEIAGVKLLYTGDFSRQEDRHLMAAEIPSVKPDILITESTYGTHIHEKREEREARFCNTVHDIVNREGRCLIPVFALGRAQELLLILDEYWQNHPELHDIPIYYASSLARKCMSVYQTYINAMNDKIRKAINVNNPFVFKHISNLKSMDHFDDIGPSVVMASPGMMQSGLSRELFESWCTDKRNGVIIAGYCVEGTLAKHIMTEPDEINTMSGQKLPLKMSVDYISFSAHTDYQQTSEFIRALKPPHVILVHGEQNEMARLKAALIREYEDNDEVHIEVHNPRNTEAVTLNFRGEKLAKVMGVLADRKCSQGQKVSGILVKRNFNYHILTPSDLNMYTDLCMGTVTQTQAIPYTGPISLLVSQLRNLAGDVEQVEGAEKITVKIFQNISLVHDAGMVMLEWMSSPLNDMYADVVATVVLEVQSNPNAQKFLEGRRETFDMDVFQERLELMLHDMFGEDCVNAGDEKNLSVTVDGVTATIDPETRAVTCTDDESLREMVEVATQRLYDALSPAF